CCAGATAAATGATGGGTAATTTCTTCAGCACCGCCATTTGTAAAGCCTCGGATACTTCACCCTCTGTCATGGACGCATCGCCAAGCGAGCAAACGACAATGGGTGGCTCCCCGCCAATGTCATGTGGAATGCCAGCTTGTTCCTTATACCATAGGCCAAGTGCGATACCTGTTGTCGGGATCGCCTGCATACCAGTAGCGCTGCTCTGGTGCGGGATCTTCGGCATGTTCTCACGACGTAGGCTCGGATGGCAGTAATACGTCCGTCCACCGCTGAAGGGGTCGTCCCGCTTCGCCATAAGCTGTAACATCAGCTCGTACGGTTCTATGCCGATACTGAGCAGGATACTGTCATCGCGGTAGTAGGGTGCTACGAAGTCCTGAGGCAGTAATTGCAGACCCAATGCGATCTGTATGGCTTCATGACCGCGGCTGGTAGCATGAACATATTTTGCTGTGAACTTCGCATTTTCCTCATAGATCTCCGTCATCGCCTTCGCGGTACACATCAACTCCCACGCCTTCAACAAGGTTTCTTGGGATAGGGCCGACTTCTCCATGGCTATTGGCGTACTCTTCTTTGTCGTTAACATGCGTTGTTCAGGCAGGGTAGGCGAAGGTAGGGGATCGATAGTATCTTTGGAATGAAAGGATCCGGGTAAGGTGCTAGTTCTCTTGTTCCGAAAGTGTGTCTGGTGCGGATGACTACCTATGCTGAGAAAACTTGGACCGGTTGAATGCGATGATCATGTCCTTTGACCATTGGGTCGAATATCCATGGACGAAAATGAGCGTGCAAATTCGCAATACATACCGTTCATGTGATCGTAACGACAACATTGCCTCGCTTTGGTAGATTTACAGCAAACAATATCACAATGACCCGCCAAGCCCACGAACTCGATCACCGCATTGTTGGTGATGATATGCAATGTGTAGAGATCACACTGGATCCACATGAGACCGTTATCGCCGAAGCCAGCACGTTAATGATGATGGATGATGGCATCGAGATGAAGACCATATTCGGTGATGGTCGTGGACAACCACAAAGTTTTTTGGACAAGATGATCGGTGCCGGCAAGCGTGTGCTGACCGGAGAGAGCTTGTTCATGACCACCTACACGAACATCAGCAGTGCGCGACGTACAGCGTGGTTCGCGGCAGCTTATCCAGGTAAGATCATGCCATTGGACCTGCGCGACTACCACGGTAAGTTGATCTGCCAAAAGGACAGTTTCCTCTGTGCAGCCAAGGGAGTTAGCATCGGCATTGCGTTCCAACGGAAATTGGGTGCTGGCCTTTTCGGTGGCGAAGGATTCATCATGCAAAGTTTGGAAGGCGATGGGCAAGTGTACATCCATGCCGGTGGAACCACGGTTCAGCGGGAATTGCAGTCCGGCGAGACCTTGAAAGTGGATACCGGCTGTTTGGTGTGTATGACACAGACCGTGAACTATGATATCAAGATGGTGGGTGGCATAAAGAACACCTTGTTCGGTGGAGAAGGATTATTCTTTGCCACGCTCACAGGACCTGGTCACGTTTGGATCCAGAGCTTGCCATTCAGCCGCTTGGCCGATAACATAATCGCCGCCGCACCTCGCGCCGGAGGAAAAGGCAAGGAAGAAGGCAGTCTCCTTGGAGGGATCGGTAGACTATTGGACGGGGATAATTAGCAGGAAAAGTTCATTCCGTTTCACGGCTACGCTTTTTACCACCATCGAAGCCTTGTAGGATGCCTTGAACGATCGAGAGCACCAGGCTGAAACCAAGTGCCCACCAGAAACTATCGACGGTAAAGCCTGGGACCAGTTTTGCTGCGATCAACACGATCACGGCATTGATCACCAATAGGAATAACCCCAAGGTGACAATGGTTACGGGTAATGTGAAGAAGACGAGGATCGGCTTAAGCAACGCATTGAGAAGCCCCAGTACTGCTGCGGTTAGTAACGCGGTCAGCAATCCGTTCATGGTATCCATGTTGCCCAAGCTAACGCCGGGTAGCAGCAGGTCGGTAACCAATACGGCGATCGCAGAGATGATCAATTTCAAAAGAATGTTCATGGTATGGCAAAGTTGCGAAAAGGTATTTGATGTTTGCGTTTGCGAGAAACGATGGGATAGAAGGATGCAGCACTTTGATCACTTCCGGAACGGTATCCTATTATGCAGGCTATAGGTTAAGTTCTACTTTTGATAGATTATGAAAAGTGCGCGCTATGACCTTACGCTTCATATTGTATTAGCATTTTTCATATGCGTCTGCACTGGTTGCTTCACCGTCAAGAACAGCGCGGGTTTTACATATGAAAAACTAGAGATGACGGCGTACAATGCATTGCTGGCAGACAGCACGGACCATACGCTTATCGATGTTCGGACCAGGGGCGAATACAAGCGTTCGCATCTGGAAGGGGCTATGAACCGTAGTTACTTCGCATTCAACTATCGAAAAGCGTTCAGCGCGGTCGATCGGAACAAACTCGTATTCGTGTATTGCCAGACCTGCCATCGCAGTCCACTGGCTGCACGTAAGTTAAAGCGAATGGGCTTTCGGCGTGTCGTTGATCTGAAGGGTGGCTATCAACATTGGCATAAAGAAATGGTGCCATTGGGCAAGTAGGAATTGATCTTGGGGCTATTGATCCGTAATGATCGAATTCTAATTCTCAAAATAACTATTGTTGTTCGGTGCAGTTTGTCACAGGATCTCCTCTGTATAGCTCGTCGTAAGACTTATTGTTGGGGTTGAACGGTCGAGATGCAAAAGCGAGATTCCGCCGGGATAGTCCTCACTCCCCCCTGAACCACTCCATGTCCCGCCGGTCCCGTTTCGTTGGTCTGCCGTCGCCGTGAGTACTGTGTTGGGCTTTTACCAAGCGGGCCATTTCCAGCTTTTCCAGATCTTCGACGGAAGTGCGTTCTGCGATAAGACCGGGCACCAATTTCGCACCGACACGAGAAGCGTGTAGGGCAATGATCTCCCAACTCCGCCAAATGGGTGGTTCGCGTAGGGCGATAAGGTCACCAAGTTTGATCTCTGCCGATGCTTTTACAATGCGGTCATTGATGCGGACTTGCTCACGCTTTACAGCGTCGGTAGCCAAGCTGCGCGTTTTGAACAGCCGTACGCACCAGAGGAATTTATCGATCCGCATCGAACTGCAAGAAACGAAAAAACGGCTCGCTAATGGCGAACCGTTTTGTGACCCCGAGAGGATTCGAACCTCCAACCAACAGAATCGGAATCTGTCATTCTATCCAGTTGAACTACGGGGCCAAAAGGCCAAGCTGGCGCTTAGCGGGCGGCAAAGATAGTATTCGCGCTTGAAGTCCACTGAAAAACAGTACCTTTGCGGGCCTTTTTCAGACCCATAGCATTCAATTCCCTGCCGGATAACGGCACTGTAGTATGACCGAACTGCGTAACATCGCCATCATTGCCCACGTTGACCACGGAAAAACCACCTTGGTGGATAAGATCCTGCATCAATGCCAGCTCTTCCGTGAGAATCAAGCCACTTCCGACCTGTTGTTGGATAACAACGATCTGGAACGTGAACGGGGCATTACGATCCTTAGTAAGAACGTGAGTGTTCGTTACAAGGGCATCAAGATCAATGTGATCGATACCCCCGGTCACAGTGATTTCGGTGGTGAGGTGGAGCGCGTGTTGAACATGGCCGATGGCGTATTGCTCCTGGTCGATGCGTTCGAGGGTGCGATGCCACAGACCCGTTTCGTACTGGGCAAGGCTATTGCGTTGGGCCTGAAGCCGATCGTGGTGATCAATAAAGTAGATAAGCCGAACTGCACACCTGAGGAGGTACATGAGCAGATCTTCGACCTTATGTTCACGCTCGAAGCAAGCGAGGACCAATTGGATTTCCCGGTGGTTTACGGTAGCAGCAAGAACGGTTGGATGGGGCCTGATTGGAAGAACCCGACCGAAGATGTGAGCTATTTGTTGGATATGATCCTCGAGCACATTCCGGCGCCGAAGAAGCTCGATGGAAGTCTGCAGATGCGTATCACGAGTTTGGATTACAGCAGTTTCCAAGGTCGTATTGCTGTTGGTCGCGTATCCCGCGGAACCATAAAACCCGGCCAGAACGTGAGCTTGGTAAAGAACGATGGTCGCATCACCAAAGGCAAAGTTGCTGAGTTGATGGTGTTCGAAGGTCTTGGTAAAGAGAAAGTAAAGGACCGTGAATTGGGAAGTGGAGAACTCTGTGCCATCATGGGATTGGAAGGATTCGATATCGGCGATACTGTTGCTGATTTCGAAAAGCCGGAAGGGTTACCTGGTTTCAAGGTCGACGAGCCTACCATGTCGATGTTGTTCACGATCAACACCTCGCCGTTCTTTGGTCGCGAAGGAGATTATGTCACCAGCCGACATCTGCGCGATCGCTTGTTCAAGGAGATCGAGAAGAACTTGGCGATGCGCGTGGAAGAGACCAATAGTCCTGACAAATTGTTGGTCTATGGTCGCGGTATTCTGCACATCGGCATCTTGGTAGAGACCATGCGCCGTGAGGGATACGAGTTCCAACTGGGCCAACCACAGGTGATCTTCAAAGAGATCGAAGGCGAACGTTGTGAGCCGATCGAGATGCTTACTGTGCAAGTGCCAGAACACTTCGCGAGTAAAGTGATCGACCTGGTCAGCCGTCGCAAAGGCGAATTGACCAGCGTAGAGTTGAAGGGCGATCGCCAACAGATCGAATTCAATATTCCAGCGCGCGGCATCATCGGCTTACGCAATCCATTGCTCACAGCAACAGAAGGAGAGGCGATCATTGCGCACCGCTTCAAAGGCTACGAGCCATACAAAGGCGAGTTAGGCGTGCGTCGTGCGGCAAGTATCATCAGCCAAGGCACAGGAACTGCAATTGCATTCAGCATAAATAAATTGCAGGATCGCGGTAAATTCTTCATTGATCCTGGAGAGGACATCTACGGCGGCCAAGTGATCGGCGAGAACCCAAAGACGGACGACCTCGTTGTGAACGTGTTGAAGGGCAAGCAGCTCACGAACATGCGCGCTAGTGGTTCGGACAACAAAGAGAACATTGCACCAGCGGTCAAATTCTCGTTGGAGGAGTGCATGGAGTACATCAGCAACGACGAATACTTGGAGGTAACACCGAAAAGCCTGCGTATGCGTAAGATCCTACTCGACGAGAACGACCGCAAGAAAGCTGGTAAGATCGTGATGGAGCATTGATCCAAGGTGGATCAATGAACAACGAACTTCTGTACAGATCCGTTCGAAGATCGAATGAAGTAGATCCCTGTACCAAGTTCGCGTAGATCGAGTGTTATTGAACTGCCGACCATCGTTCGGGCCAGAATGGCCTGTCCTGTGGAATTGTATAAAGCGATATTCACGTTACCGGCTTTGTTGGAATTGGATAGCGTGATCTGATCGGTTGCTGGATTCGGCCAAAGGTGCAATTGATCTTGGTGCGATGTTGCAATTCCGGTCGTACCATCCAATAGCCATACAAACGCATCTTTGATATGTGTGCGGAACAATGCATCGCTCGTGTAATTATCTGGAGCATGACCTAGAGCCGTGTAGAACAACCGGCCTCCTTCAGGCAATTCCCGATACCAGCTCATGGGTCGTTCAACGTCATAGGAATTCACCTGTCCGTTAGGGCCAACGGTCTGTTCAACTTCGAGCACATTCGTATTGTTGGCGTTGTAATAACCACCTTCCCAGTAATAGTATTCCTCGTTCTTCACCCACGGTTCAGGAAGGTTGGTAGTTGACGCGTGTGAGTTGGTGAGTTGCATTGAATACTGAGGTGTTCCGGCCACGTGGTTCGGATTTTCCTGGACACTCGCTCCGATCAATTCCGGGTAAAAGTCCCAAGTGCCGGTATTATTGCCGTTGGCTGTGCTGTGTCTGTACGTATCGCTCGCAGCATGAATACCCATCACCGATCCACCGTTGGCAATGAATGCTTCGAAATTCTGGCGTTGATCAGCACTCAAGATCGCATCGCCCGAGGTATTGGAGAACACGATCACATCGAATTGGAGCAGCGATGTAAGATCCGAGAACGGATCACCCGTAGCATCATCAACGACCGTTGCTTCGATCTCATTGCCAATTGCAGAGAACATGCCGAAGGATTCGCTGCGTGTATTGTGGTCCCAACCGGAAGTGCGCGTAAAGTGCAGAATGCTCTGCGCCTGTAGATAGTAGCAAGTAAGGAATAGAAGTAGTGGAACAGTGAAGCGCATATGGCAATGTACGCATACGAAATGGTCGATCACGCCTCTGCATGGTAGCAACATTTCTCACGATGATCGAACCTTTTCAGAAGTAGTGTGTACAGTGGGTTATGCAATGGGCGTTGTCCGTGCATCTTATCCATACTAACTAAACCTTACGATCATGAAAAAGTTCCTTGTCGTTCTCTTCCTAAGTCTTTTCGTTGTGGGAACCGGTTTTGTGCTGGTCTCCTTTGCACAGCGCAGCGGTGTTGACGCCGATGCTCATTGCCATGTTCCCGATCTTCCAAGCAATGCCAATAGCGAGAAGCTGGCCGCGCGTGCGGATGCAAAAGGCTGTGTGTTCAAGACCATTTACGAAGGTGAAGGGCTTGATCCCTCGTTCATCCTCGCTACACCGCAACCTGTATTGAAGTCGGAAGAGCGCGGGTTGAAGTGGTTGGTACAAGCGCAGGCCGCTAACGGTGGATTCGGTTCAGGGACACATGTACGTCAGGATATTATTGACCCGCATGCTGTAAGTGCTGATCCCGCAACTACTGCTATGGTCGGTATGGCACTGTTGCGCTTAGGCAACAGTTTGGAGAAAGGCGAACATTCGAACCAATTGAAGCGCGCAACGGATTATATTCTGGAGCAAGTTGAAAAGGCACCGAAAGGAGCGATCAACATCACCACGTTGCAAGGCACGCAGATCCAATCGAAATTGGGTGCTAACATCGATGTGGCATTGTCGGCTCAGTTCCTCACGAACCTTTCGGCCAAACTCGGCGAACAACATCCTATGAAGTTGCGCACCATGCGTGCGTTGAACACGTGTGTAAGCATGATCCAACGTTCACAGAATAGCGATGGTAGTGTTCAAGGTGATGGATGGGCTGGCGTGTTGCAGTCTTCATTTGCGGCCAATGCATTGGAGAGCGCGAAGTCAGTTGGCGCTGAAGTGGATGAGGAAGCTCTGGATCTTGCACGCAACTACCAGAAAGCGAATTTTGATGTGGAGAATGGTGGAGTTGCCACGGACCGTGCTGCTGGCGTTACGCTGTATGCAGTGAGCGGAAGCAGCCGCAGCAGCGCGAAGGAAGCGCGTGAAATGAACGAAGTGGTCGTTAAGGCGCGCAAGGAAGGAAAGGTAAAGGCGGACGCGCCAATGTCAGTGAAGACATTGGAAGATGCCGGATACTCCAAGGGCGAAGCGGAAAAGTTGAATACTGCATACCAGGTCTTCAATGCTGCCAAGGAGCAGGCACAAAGTGAAAATGTGATCAGCGGTTTTGGCAATAACGGGGGTGAGGAATTCTTGAGTTTTCTACAAACCGGTGAGTCGCTCGTGATCGCGAAGGACGATGGCTGGAAGAACTGGTACCAGCAGACCACAGGGCGCTTGGTGAGCATACAGAACGAGGATGGAAGTTGGAATGGACATCATTGCATTACGAGTCCGGTGTTCTGCACGGCAACATCACTATTGATCCTCAGTGTGAACAATGACATTGAGCATTTACTTGAGCAAGGTGCTGTGAAGTACAAGAATTGATCTCATGGGGCGTCGGTCCACCTGCCGGGAGGATCGCGATTCGGAGCGGGCGAAGGCTGCGTAACCTGAGGGGGCTGCGTGGCCTTTCGTTCGTTAAGCGATCAACGCAAAATGCCACCCGGTAGGTGGCATTTTGCTGTGTGTTGTTAGTTGATCAGCGAGCAACGCTCAATTGTTGGCTTTGTTCGATCATTCCTTCTTTATTCAAAATAGCTACCGTGTAATTGCCGCTGGCAAGTGCGCTAATATCAATGGTGTCATCTCCGGTCAGTTTTTGATGTGCCACCTCGCGTCCGGTCGCATCAATTATGCTAAGAGCCATACCTCCGGAAACTGCTGTAGTTACAGTGATCATGTCTTTGGCGGGATTGGGGAATAGTGCGAATACCGAGTTGGCTTCAGTGCCATCGATACCTACCGTACTAAGTACGGTGATCTGCCCCTTCATTCCAGAACCAGCATGAGGAATGCACACGTAGTAGTAGGTACCTGGTAGTGTGAGTGTGAGCATATGGGTACCTGCGGAATAGTTGAAGCCGCCGTTGGACGTGTTGCCGTTCATATCCCACACCGACTGATCTACTTCAGTCATTGTATGGATGCCAGTAACGGTTACGGTGATCGTTTGGCCTTGATCGATCGTTAAGGTGGAGGGGTTGAAGGTGTTCTGCCCTGTGGTTGAAATGGTCTGTGCGCCTGCGAAGAGTGATGTGGCGCTAAAAAGTACTACTGCGTATAGTTTGTTCATGAGATCTGAGGTTGGTTTGTAGTTATGATGACACGTTCTGGTGCCGATCTGCTGCCTGCCAAGGTATGATTTCACTTCTCCCCATACCGCGGATCCACCTTCCACGGTAGTTTCTCCACGTGTTGCACGCTCAACGAACAGTGCTCGAATTCCATTTCAACCTTGCCGGTAAGTCGGTACACGCCGCGCCCACGGAAGGGGTAGCGCCGCTCGATATCGGGGAATTGGGTGCTGTCCCAGAAATCACCGGCGGGGTCGATGAAGCTCCCGAAACTCATGCGTTGACCACTGAGTGTGGTAGTGGGTTTGATGTGTACCACGTAGCCGAGCATGGTAACACGTTTGCCAATGTGGTCGGGCATTTGTTTGGCGAGGATGGTTGTTGGTTGTCCGTTATTAGTTGTCGGGTCTCCGGAAGCGTTGCGCCTATCGGCAACCCTGAGTCTGCCATTGCCCAGATTTTGAATGGAAACCTTCGGCACCGGAGATGTGTCAATAATTGAAGCCTCTGTACGTTGCGTCGTTGCAGCCTGCCCCGTGGTTAACACGGGGTTGCGGTTCAATACGCATTCCACTAAGATGAACGGATCACACAGCGGAAAGCCGAGCAATTCCAGTTCATCGTACGCATCGGCAAGGTCGAAGTGTTGGAGTTTTGGCAACCGGGTCTTGGGTGGTTCGGTGATGAAAAGATCATTGGTATGATCGGTTTTTTTAGCACCAGGATGCAGCAGCGTAAGGTCCCAAAGCAATTGTGGTTTTGATCTTCCGGTAAAACGGAAAGCCCCTACCCGGATCAGCATGCGCGCCTGCTCCACATGGATGTGAACGCGATGCAGCAAGTCTGGCAGGTCGGCAAAAGGCCCGTTGCGGCGGCGCTCATTCAGGACCGTGTTCACTGTTTCCGTGTTGAGGGATTTGATGTTCTGCAGTCCGAGAAAGACTGCCGCTTCGCGGAATGGAGAATGACGAATGGAGAATGAAGAATTCTCAATTGAATGCGCGCTCTGTTCGTGATCAGCACTTATTACTGGACTATCGATAGCCGCAAGATCTTCGGTGGTTCGCGTTCTACATTCTAAATTCTTCATTTTACATTTTTCATTCCGCCGCAGGCGGTCCAGCTTACACAACTCATCGCTCCTATTCACGCAAGGCGCTTCGATCACAGCACCGCCACGGCGTGCTTCGTGCAGATAGAATTCGGTATGATAGAAACCACCGAAGTTGTTCGCCACGGCCACCATGAATTCCAGCGGATGGTATGCCTTCAGATACAAGCTCTGATAGCTCTCTACCGCGTAGCTGGCACTATGTCCTTTAGCAAAACTGTATCCCGCGAAACTTTCGATCTGCCTCCAGATCTCCGCGCTTTCATGATCCGGATATCCCTTGCGCTTGCAGTTGCTGAAGAAGCGATCCTTTACCCGTTGGAACTCTTCGCGACTGCGGTACTTACCGCTCATGCCACGCCGCAGAATGTCCGCTTCCGCCAGTGAGAGGCCAGCATACAAGTGCGCCACCTTGATCACGTCCTCTTGATACACCATAACGCCATACGTATCCGGCATAATGGTGTACATCGCGGGGTGTGCTTGCTTGCGTCGTTCGGGATCGCGGTGGCGTAGAATGTACTCGCGCATCATACCACTTTGCGCCACTCCCGGACGGATAATGCTACTGGCCGCAACCAACGTCAAGTAATCCTGCACACCCAGTTTCTTCAGCAGCATCCGCATCGCAGGACTTTCCACATAGAAGCAACCGATGGTATCTCCTGTGCGCAACAGCTCTTTGATCTTGGGGTCGTGTTTGAATTGTTCTATTGCATGAATGTCCACCGCCTTTGGGCGGAATGGAGAATTTAGAATGGAGAATGTAGAGTGATCAACCGAATGCGAGCCCTGTGGGAATGAAGAATGTAGAATTTCCAATGAAGAACTATCAACTGATTGCGAGTCCTGTGGCGACCAAGTAGACGCAGGGTCAGCAACAGCGGTCATTCTACATTCTTCATTCTCCATTCTAAATTCTTCATTCTTTTCAACAAGTTCCACCGCATCCCGAATATGTCCCAGCCCGCGCTGACTAAGGATATCAAACTTGTAGAGCCCAAGATCCTCTGCTTCGAGCATACTGAATTGTGTCGTGGCGAAACCTTTCGGTGGCATGCG
This genomic window from Flavobacteriales bacterium contains:
- a CDS encoding rhodanese-like domain-containing protein encodes the protein MKSARYDLTLHIVLAFFICVCTGCFTVKNSAGFTYEKLEMTAYNALLADSTDHTLIDVRTRGEYKRSHLEGAMNRSYFAFNYRKAFSAVDRNKLVFVYCQTCHRSPLAARKLKRMGFRRVVDLKGGYQHWHKEMVPLGK
- a CDS encoding ThuA domain-containing protein — its product is MRFTVPLLLFLTCYYLQAQSILHFTRTSGWDHNTRSESFGMFSAIGNEIEATVVDDATGDPFSDLTSLLQFDVIVFSNTSGDAILSADQRQNFEAFIANGGSVMGIHAASDTYRHSTANGNNTGTWDFYPELIGASVQENPNHVAGTPQYSMQLTNSHASTTNLPEPWVKNEEYYYWEGGYYNANNTNVLEVEQTVGPNGQVNSYDVERPMSWYRELPEGGRLFYTALGHAPDNYTSDALFRTHIKDAFVWLLDGTTGIATSHQDQLHLWPNPATDQITLSNSNKAGNVNIALYNSTGQAILARTMVGSSITLDLRELGTGIYFIRSSNGSVQKFVVH
- a CDS encoding RNA-binding S4 domain-containing protein, whose protein sequence is MRIDKFLWCVRLFKTRSLATDAVKREQVRINDRIVKASAEIKLGDLIALREPPIWRSWEIIALHASRVGAKLVPGLIAERTSVEDLEKLEMARLVKAQHSTHGDGRPTKRDRRDMEWFRGE
- the typA gene encoding translational GTPase TypA, translated to MTELRNIAIIAHVDHGKTTLVDKILHQCQLFRENQATSDLLLDNNDLERERGITILSKNVSVRYKGIKINVIDTPGHSDFGGEVERVLNMADGVLLLVDAFEGAMPQTRFVLGKAIALGLKPIVVINKVDKPNCTPEEVHEQIFDLMFTLEASEDQLDFPVVYGSSKNGWMGPDWKNPTEDVSYLLDMILEHIPAPKKLDGSLQMRITSLDYSSFQGRIAVGRVSRGTIKPGQNVSLVKNDGRITKGKVAELMVFEGLGKEKVKDRELGSGELCAIMGLEGFDIGDTVADFEKPEGLPGFKVDEPTMSMLFTINTSPFFGREGDYVTSRHLRDRLFKEIEKNLAMRVEETNSPDKLLVYGRGILHIGILVETMRREGYEFQLGQPQVIFKEIEGERCEPIEMLTVQVPEHFASKVIDLVSRRKGELTSVELKGDRQQIEFNIPARGIIGLRNPLLTATEGEAIIAHRFKGYEPYKGELGVRRAASIISQGTGTAIAFSINKLQDRGKFFIDPGEDIYGGQVIGENPKTDDLVVNVLKGKQLTNMRASGSDNKENIAPAVKFSLEECMEYISNDEYLEVTPKSLRMRKILLDENDRKKAGKIVMEH
- a CDS encoding DNA polymerase III subunit alpha; amino-acid sequence: MPNIEHDLISLANEHRVTRPSTHKDRLHYSHEIDNIPVDAIHVLLNTHSWFSLNHGVLSPEQVLQEAHDLGLQQVALTDVNCTAGWSDLFRLADKYKVRPLAGIEFKRDARTLYIGIARNNNGVHQLASLLTDELLDGDPLPDRAPQFSDAIIIYLFGATNIPEKLGLNEFIGVRPGDVNRLRFSPFIRQKEKLLALATATFRSDPQLNKRDHNVHRLKRAVDTNTLLSTTPPEHVAPPTNTFMSEEQLCAAFADVPELVWNTRRLMDQCDVHFAHGKSKNRRTWSSDASADLELLRQETQAGIVRRFGTPSQAVLDRVHRELTVIAQKDFVSYFLINWDLIRFAKNKGFFHVGRGSGANSLVAYCLGITDVDPIELDLYFERFINPSRSSPPDFDLDFSWKDRDHVTQYLFDKYGAERRVALLATYSTYQRRAVIRELGKVFGLPPDDIHALANEGRMHSQWVGRHANAMDKTAGPVVEHDRVVRTIMRYSEHFIEHPHHLSIHVGGVLISEKPLTHYTALRMPPKGFATTQFSMLEAEDLGLYKFDILSQRGLGHIRDAVELVEKNEEFRMENEECRMTAVADPASTWSPQDSQSVDSSSLEILHSSFPQGSHSVDHSTFSILNSPFRPKAVDIHAIEQFKHDPKIKELLRTGDTIGCFYVESPAMRMLLKKLGVQDYLTLVAASSIIRPGVAQSGMMREYILRHRDPERRKQAHPAMYTIMPDTYGVMVYQEDVIKVAHLYAGLSLAEADILRRGMSGKYRSREEFQRVKDRFFSNCKRKGYPDHESAEIWRQIESFAGYSFAKGHSASYAVESYQSLYLKAYHPLEFMVAVANNFGGFYHTEFYLHEARRGGAVIEAPCVNRSDELCKLDRLRRNEKCKMKNLECRTRTTEDLAAIDSPVISADHEQSAHSIENSSFSIRHSPFREAAVFLGLQNIKSLNTETVNTVLNERRRNGPFADLPDLLHRVHIHVEQARMLIRVGAFRFTGRSKPQLLWDLTLLHPGAKKTDHTNDLFITEPPKTRLPKLQHFDLADAYDELELLGFPLCDPFILVECVLNRNPVLTTGQAATTQRTEASIIDTSPVPKVSIQNLGNGRLRVADRRNASGDPTTNNGQPTTILAKQMPDHIGKRVTMLGYVVHIKPTTTLSGQRMSFGSFIDPAGDFWDSTQFPDIERRYPFRGRGVYRLTGKVEMEFEHCSLSVQHVEKLPWKVDPRYGEK
- a CDS encoding terpene cyclase/mutase family protein, with product MKKFLVVLFLSLFVVGTGFVLVSFAQRSGVDADAHCHVPDLPSNANSEKLAARADAKGCVFKTIYEGEGLDPSFILATPQPVLKSEERGLKWLVQAQAANGGFGSGTHVRQDIIDPHAVSADPATTAMVGMALLRLGNSLEKGEHSNQLKRATDYILEQVEKAPKGAINITTLQGTQIQSKLGANIDVALSAQFLTNLSAKLGEQHPMKLRTMRALNTCVSMIQRSQNSDGSVQGDGWAGVLQSSFAANALESAKSVGAEVDEEALDLARNYQKANFDVENGGVATDRAAGVTLYAVSGSSRSSAKEAREMNEVVVKARKEGKVKADAPMSVKTLEDAGYSKGEAEKLNTAYQVFNAAKEQAQSENVISGFGNNGGEEFLSFLQTGESLVIAKDDGWKNWYQQTTGRLVSIQNEDGSWNGHHCITSPVFCTATSLLILSVNNDIEHLLEQGAVKYKN
- a CDS encoding TIGR00266 family protein yields the protein MTRQAHELDHRIVGDDMQCVEITLDPHETVIAEASTLMMMDDGIEMKTIFGDGRGQPQSFLDKMIGAGKRVLTGESLFMTTYTNISSARRTAWFAAAYPGKIMPLDLRDYHGKLICQKDSFLCAAKGVSIGIAFQRKLGAGLFGGEGFIMQSLEGDGQVYIHAGGTTVQRELQSGETLKVDTGCLVCMTQTVNYDIKMVGGIKNTLFGGEGLFFATLTGPGHVWIQSLPFSRLADNIIAAAPRAGGKGKEEGSLLGGIGRLLDGDN
- a CDS encoding phage holin family protein, translated to MNILLKLIISAIAVLVTDLLLPGVSLGNMDTMNGLLTALLTAAVLGLLNALLKPILVFFTLPVTIVTLGLFLLVINAVIVLIAAKLVPGFTVDSFWWALGFSLVLSIVQGILQGFDGGKKRSRETE
- a CDS encoding T9SS type A sorting domain-containing protein; amino-acid sequence: MNKLYAVVLFSATSLFAGAQTISTTGQNTFNPSTLTIDQGQTITVTVTGIHTMTEVDQSVWDMNGNTSNGGFNYSAGTHMLTLTLPGTYYYVCIPHAGSGMKGQITVLSTVGIDGTEANSVFALFPNPAKDMITVTTAVSGGMALSIIDATGREVAHQKLTGDDTIDISALASGNYTVAILNKEGMIEQSQQLSVAR